Proteins encoded within one genomic window of Cryptococcus neoformans var. grubii H99 chromosome 4, complete sequence:
- a CDS encoding YjeF family protein translates to MASKQHAHILSLARSMIPPLHPKLHKGQAGRIGVLGGSGDYSGAPYFSSMGAMRFGADLAHVICEPSAGAVIKTYSPDLIVHTILDPQKSREDIRSALKGVMSRLHVLIIGPGLGRDDHMQSCAKIAFELAKDMEQMGVVVDADGLWLVQNEPKVVMDWPGVPRIILTPNVMEFKRLCDTMKINASGPHTSLCPQLATALGNATIIQKGPSDIISNGLKIPFALLSDESEEEQNYLEVKVEGGLKRVGGQGDILSGSTGVLLAWGSEWVRGTYEHVGHPPPQDKAIKENIPVLAAYGASTFNRTVSKRGFQKKGRSMVTGDLVDMVGEVYEEVFGNPGEVEGRGKL, encoded by the exons ATGGCATCAAAGCAGCACGCccacatcctctccctcgcGAGGAGCATgatccctcctctccacccaAAGCTCCATAAGGGTCAAGCCG GTCGAATCGGTGTACTTGGTGGATCAGGGGA CTATTCAGGAGCGCCCTACTTTTCTTCCATGGGTGCCATGCGCTTTGGAGCTGATTTAGCGCATGTCATTTGTGAACCTTCTGCTGGAGCCGTTATCAAGACTTA CTCCCCTGATTTGATCGTCCACACCATCCTCGACCCTCAAAAGTCTCGAGAGGACATCAGGTCCGCCCTCAAGGGCGTCATGTCTCGCTTGCATGTACTCATTATTGGCCCTGGCCTAGGAAGGGACGACCACATGCAGAGCTGTGCCAAGATTGCCTTTGAGTTGGCCAAGGACATGGAGCAGATGGGGGTTGTTGTCGACGCCGATGGATTGTGGCTTGTCCAG AATGAGCCGAAGGTAGTGATGGACTGGCCCGGTGTCCCTCGGATCATCCTTACTCCTAATGTCATGGAATTCAAGCGCCTTTGTGACACCATG AAAATTAACGCCTCTGGCCCCCATACCTCATTGTGTCCTCAGCTTGCTACTGCTCTCGGCAATGCCACCATCATTCAGAAGGGTCCTAGCGATATCATCTCCAACGGTCTGAAGATTCCAtttgcccttctttctgatgagtcagaagaagagcagaaTTATTTGGAAGTCAAGGTCGAAGGGGGCTTGAAGCGGGTCGGCGGCCAGGGAGATATCTTGAGTGGTAGTACCGGTGTTCTTCTCGCTTGGGGTAGCGAATGGGTTCGAGGAACTTACGA ACATGTGggtcatcctcctcctcaagaCAAGGCTATTAAAGAGAACATCCCTGTCCTTGCGGCATATGGCGCTTCCACGTTCAACCGAACCGTCTCAAAACGAGGCTTCCAGAAAAAGGGCAGAAGTATGGTCACTGGTGATCTCGTTGACATGGTTGGTGAAGTTTATGAGGAGGTTTTCGGGAATCCAGGGGAAGTTGAGGGCCGAGGTAAACTTTAG
- a CDS encoding ENTH domain-containing protein c, with amino-acid sequence MDLIENLAKQASQLTMYDVKSYYTQAKNAVLNISEMEAKVREATNDDPWGASSTLMQQIAEGTHNFAQFNEIMPTIYSRFMEKEAREWRQIYKALTLLEFLVKNGSERVVDDARAHVSTIKMLRSFHYIDEKGKDQGINVRNRASEIALLLGDVDKIRTERRKARANRNKYQGVGNDGGMSFVTSTGSRYGGFGSDSVGSGSSVGRYGGGDDFRSSSRGFRDSSAQQSQFDEYEGADDFDEQPPRRTTSISRSTAQAPPKPVAKEKEVEKPKEINLFDFDDEPVATPAAAPAATANAAPAIGGDDEFDDFQSAGPAPAPAPAAKPTNANVFDLLNPSTSAPSISAPAYSPPASNSSGPTLGYGTMPPPLNTASSIPFSSAAKPPTPSTRPSYTSASTPSALSPKPTGGSSNSTFDDLFASSLSSIGKSSTTQSQNQGVKTIKDLEKEKMVNSLWGSTSPAPSQSTQSAQPAQPKASGNFDDLLL; translated from the exons ATGGACCTCATCGAAA ATCTCGCCAAGCAGGCGTCCCAGCTGACGATGTACGATGTCAAATCGTACTATACTCAAGCCAAGAACGCCGTCCTTAACATTAGTGAGATGGAGGCCAAGGTGCGAGAAGCCACAAACGACGATCCTTGGGGAGCCAGCTCTACGTTGATGCAGCAAATCGCAGAAGG GACACATAACTT TGCTCAATTTAATGAGATCATGCCTACAATCTATTCGCGCTTCATGGA AAAGGAGGCACGAGAGTGGAGACAGATCTACAAG GCTCTCACGTTGCTGGAATTCCTCGTGAAGAACGGATCTGAGCGTGTTGTTGACGATGCCAGGGCGCACGTCTCGACTATTAAGATGCTTCGAAGTTTCCATTACATTGACGAGAAGGGTAAAGATCAAGGAATCAACG TGCGTAACCGAGCATCCGAAATTGCCCTTCTCCTGGGCGATGTCGACAAGATCCGCACAGAACGTCGCAAGGCTCGAGCAAACAGAAATAAATACCAAGGTGTTGGTAACGATGGCGGTATGAGTTTCGTCACTTCAACTGGAAGCCGGTACGGAGGTTTTGGGAGCGATTCTGTAGGCTCAGGATCGAGTGTTGGCAGATAtggcggtggtgatgaCTTTAGGTCGTCATCTCGAGGGTTCCGGGACAGTTCAGCGCAGCAATCGCAATTCGACGAGTACGAGGGAGCAGATGACTTTGATGAGCAACCTCCTAGGCGGACAACTTCTATTTCTAGGTCAACGGCCCAGGCACCTCCGAAGCCGGTAGccaaggagaaagaggttgagaagcCCAAGGAGATTAACTTATTTGACTTTGACGATGAGCCTGTGGCTACTCCTGCTGCTgcaccagcagcaacagctaATGCAGCCCCTGCTATTGGCGGTGACG ATGAATTTGATGACTTCCAGTCTGCCGGACCCGCACCTGCTCCGGCTCCAGCTGCTAAGCCCACCAACGCGAATGTCTTTGACCTTCTCAATCCCTCCACTTCTGCCCCTTCCATTTCGGCGCCTGCGTATTCTCCTCCTGCGTCAAATTCATCCGGTCCCACATTGGGTTACGGAACCATGCCACCGCCCCTTAACaccgcctcttccattcCTTTCTCCAGCGCAGCCAAGCCCCCTACTCCTTCTACTCGTCCGTCTTACACTTCTgcctccactccttccGCCCTCTCTCCTAAGCCTACCGGCGGCTCTTCCAATTCCACTTTCGATGATCTCTTCGCCTCTTCTCTGTCCTCCATTGGCAAATCTAGCACAACGCAGTCCCAAAACCAAGGGGTTAAGACAATCAAGGATctcgagaaggagaagatggtcaACAGCTTGTGGGGCTCAACTTCCCCTGCCCCTTCTCAGTCGACTCAGTCTGCCCAGCCTGCCCAGCCCAAGGCTAGCGGAAACTTTGATGACTTGTTGCTATAA
- a CDS encoding histone deacetylase 1/2, variant 1, which yields MVHDLIKSLNLLDFEELKERFSKNDKGEDEDGKSEDDDDNEADRIGVTNVGDKQGADGEHQGRTPDSPTESPTHAKHNKATVVFPEPSLGTKACLLRYHDRSYIERLLKADTDKDPDDPTHLPSSSTSSPRPAKIARTDPYNLSHDNPVFPTLASYISHIAAATSTACRLLATDKADWAVCWDGGRHHAKRKEAGGFCYVNDLVLGGLLLSREGRIPIPLKEGEDPKRQRTRAPRIFYLDMDLHYSDGVSAAFHSPTVYPYPLKESVTPPKPPNVLTLSIHHSSPVFFPPPTPISLLPSPNTGSPFSLSIPLSAYPSRQTYAKVFNQCIQPIREAWDPDYVILQLGTDGLPGDRVGQYGNWSVDGEGGIKWVVERVKEWGKKVCVTGGGGYRHDNAARAWAEAMGVLLDRDFEVDTPIPHHDHFEQYAPSFTLQVPASHMRDENKPEDLEKAAEVFDVLAKRIKIIVDANS from the exons ATGGTGCATGATTTGATCAAGTCACTCAATTTACTTGATTTCGAAGAGCTGAAAGAGAGGTTCTCAAAAAATGAtaagggagaagatgaggatggaaagagtgaagatgatgacgataaTGAAGCGGACAGGATCGGAGTTACGAATGTAGGGGATAAACAAGGGGCTGATGGAGAGCATCAAGGAAGAACACCGGACAGCCCGACTGAGTCTCCAACCCACGCCAAACATAACAAGGCCACAGTCGTGTTTCCTGAGCCAAGTCTAGGTACTAAGGCATGTCTCCTACGATACCATGATCGCTCATACATAG AGCGCCTTCTAAAGGCTGACACCGACAAAGATCCTGATGATCCTACGCacctcccttcttcatccacttcatctcctcggCCTGCCAAGATCGCTCGCACAGATCCTTATAATCTCTCGCACGACAATCCTGTATTTCCAACTTTAGCGTCGTACATCTCCCATATAGCAGCCGCTACATCGACAGCGTGCCGTCTGCTTGCCACCGACAAAGCTGACTGGGCGGTATGTTGGGATGGTGGCCGGCACCATgcgaaaaggaaagaggctGGAGGATTTTGTTATGTCAATGATCTCGTCCTGGGTGGCTTGTTGCTCTCCCGCGAAGGGCGAATACCAATACCGTTgaaagagggggaagatcCAAAGAGACAGAGGACAAGGGCACCAAGGATATTCTACCTTGATATGGACCTCCACTACTCTGATGGAGTTTCAGCAGCCTTCCACTCCCCTACAGTATATCCCTATCCCTTGAAAGAAAGCGTAACCCCTCCGAAACCACCAAACGTCCTGACCCTTTCCATCCACCACTCATCTcccgtcttcttccctcctcctacacccatctctctcctaCCCTCTCCAAATACCGGATCTCcgttctctctctccatcccacTCTCAGCCTACCCTTCCCGCCAAACATATGCGAAAGTTTTCAACCAATGTATTCAGCCGATCCGCGAAGCTTGGGATCCAGATTATGTCATTCTCCAGCTCGGCACTGATGGCCTTCCTGGAGATAGGGTGGGGCAGTACGGAAACTGGTCtgttgatggagaaggagggatcAAGTGGGTTGTGGAGCGGGTGAAAGAGTGGGGGAAGAAAGTTTGTGTGACAGGCGGAGGAGGGTATAGACATGATAATGCTGCTAGAGCGTGGGCCGAGGCCATGGGTGTTTTG CTGGATAGAGACTTTGAAGTGGACACGCCTATTCCTCACCATGACCATTTCGAACAGTACGCCCCGTCTTTTACTTTACAAGTGCCAGCCA GCCATATGAGAGACGAAAACAAACCAGAAGATCTGGAAAAGGCAGCTGAAGTGTTCGACGTCCTCGCCAAGAGGATTAAAATCATCGTAGACGCCAATTCATAG
- a CDS encoding ubiquitin-like protein 5, whose product MPRSPSPSRDYDRPRSRSRSPPPRRKPKELSFYKKSSSSMGSFSHRRDPLDEPTSKERAEARERGEVPKRFGGTREQGVRNTMGNVPSASVGSFKRGGDPLDRYGVRGDPRDERGNDYGRGDAYRLDRDRDDRRDRDRDEYRRDRDRRDRDRDRDSERRSDRDRDGSRRDTPRTAAPSSTNAPPQRPTAAPSATSMRLIEVIANDRLGRKVRVKCLPTDTVGDLKRLIAAQTGTTAQKIQLKKWYTAFKDHVSLQDYEIHDGMSLEMY is encoded by the exons atgcCTCGCTCCCCATCTCCTAGCCGTGATTATGACCGACCGCGTTCCCGTTCCCGCTCCCCGCCACCCCGCAGGAAACCCAAGGAGCTCTCATTCTACAAAaaatcctcatcctccatgggttccttctcccaccGCCGCGACCCTCTGGACGAACCCACTTCAAAAGAACGAGCTGAGGCTAGAGAACGCGGAGAAGTGCCTAAAAGGTTTGGAGGTACGAGGGAGCAGGGTGTGAGGAATACGATGGGGAATGTACCTTCTGCATCTGTGGGCAGTTTCAAGAGAGGTGGAGACCCCCTGGATCGATACGGTGTCCGAGGAGATCCGAGAGATGAGAGGGGGAATGATTATGGGAGAGGCGATGCTTACAGGTTGGATAGAGATAGAGATGATAGGAGAGATAGGGACAGGGATGAATATCGAAGGGACAGGGATCGAAGGGATAGAGATCGGGATAGAGATAGCGAAAGGAGATCAGATCGTGATAGGGACGGATCACGTCGAGATACTCCCCGTACTGCTGCCCCAAGTTCTACAAACGCTCCTCCGCAAAGGCCGACCGCCGCGCCGAGTGCGACATCCATGAGGTTGATCGAAGTTATTGCGAATGACCGTTTAGGACGTAAAG TACGGGTCAAGTGCCTTCCTACCGATACTGTCGGCGACCTCAAACGTCTTATCGCCGCCCAAACTGGTACGACGGCCCAAAAGATTCAGCTTAAAAAGTGGTACACTGCGTTCAAAGATCATGTATCATTGCAGGATTATGAGATCCACGACGGAATG AGTTTGGAAATGTACTAA
- a CDS encoding histone deacetylase 1/2, variant 2 — MAPSTRLTNRPRLRVSYLWSPSLQRLSDDLPSNVGRSSMVHDLIKSLNLLDFEELKERFSKNDKGEDEDGKSEDDDDNEADRIGVTNVGDKQGADGEHQGRTPDSPTESPTHAKHNKATVVFPEPSLGTKACLLRYHDRSYIERLLKADTDKDPDDPTHLPSSSTSSPRPAKIARTDPYNLSHDNPVFPTLASYISHIAAATSTACRLLATDKADWAVCWDGGRHHAKRKEAGGFCYVNDLVLGGLLLSREGRIPIPLKEGEDPKRQRTRAPRIFYLDMDLHYSDGVSAAFHSPTVYPYPLKESVTPPKPPNVLTLSIHHSSPVFFPPPTPISLLPSPNTGSPFSLSIPLSAYPSRQTYAKVFNQCIQPIREAWDPDYVILQLGTDGLPGDRVGQYGNWSVDGEGGIKWVVERVKEWGKKVCVTGGGGYRHDNAARAWAEAMGVLIAG; from the exons ATGGCACCATCTACAAGGTTAACAAATCGCCCTAGACTTAGAGTGTCATACTTATGGTCGCCCTCCCTTCAACGTCTATCCGACGACTTGCCTTCGAATGTCGGACGATCAAGTATGGTGCATGATTTGATCAAGTCACTCAATTTACTTGATTTCGAAGAGCTGAAAGAGAGGTTCTCAAAAAATGAtaagggagaagatgaggatggaaagagtgaagatgatgacgataaTGAAGCGGACAGGATCGGAGTTACGAATGTAGGGGATAAACAAGGGGCTGATGGAGAGCATCAAGGAAGAACACCGGACAGCCCGACTGAGTCTCCAACCCACGCCAAACATAACAAGGCCACAGTCGTGTTTCCTGAGCCAAGTCTAGGTACTAAGGCATGTCTCCTACGATACCATGATCGCTCATACATAG AGCGCCTTCTAAAGGCTGACACCGACAAAGATCCTGATGATCCTACGCacctcccttcttcatccacttcatctcctcggCCTGCCAAGATCGCTCGCACAGATCCTTATAATCTCTCGCACGACAATCCTGTATTTCCAACTTTAGCGTCGTACATCTCCCATATAGCAGCCGCTACATCGACAGCGTGCCGTCTGCTTGCCACCGACAAAGCTGACTGGGCGGTATGTTGGGATGGTGGCCGGCACCATgcgaaaaggaaagaggctGGAGGATTTTGTTATGTCAATGATCTCGTCCTGGGTGGCTTGTTGCTCTCCCGCGAAGGGCGAATACCAATACCGTTgaaagagggggaagatcCAAAGAGACAGAGGACAAGGGCACCAAGGATATTCTACCTTGATATGGACCTCCACTACTCTGATGGAGTTTCAGCAGCCTTCCACTCCCCTACAGTATATCCCTATCCCTTGAAAGAAAGCGTAACCCCTCCGAAACCACCAAACGTCCTGACCCTTTCCATCCACCACTCATCTcccgtcttcttccctcctcctacacccatctctctcctaCCCTCTCCAAATACCGGATCTCcgttctctctctccatcccacTCTCAGCCTACCCTTCCCGCCAAACATATGCGAAAGTTTTCAACCAATGTATTCAGCCGATCCGCGAAGCTTGGGATCCAGATTATGTCATTCTCCAGCTCGGCACTGATGGCCTTCCTGGAGATAGGGTGGGGCAGTACGGAAACTGGTCtgttgatggagaaggagggatcAAGTGGGTTGTGGAGCGGGTGAAAGAGTGGGGGAAGAAAGTTTGTGTGACAGGCGGAGGAGGGTATAGACATGATAATGCTGCTAGAGCGTGGGCCGAGGCCATGGGTGTTTTG ATAGCTGGATAG
- a CDS encoding histone deacetylase 1/2, producing the protein MAPSTRLTNRPRLRVSYLWSPSLQRLSDDLPSNVGRSSMVHDLIKSLNLLDFEELKERFSKNDKGEDEDGKSEDDDDNEADRIGVTNVGDKQGADGEHQGRTPDSPTESPTHAKHNKATVVFPEPSLGTKACLLRYHDRSYIERLLKADTDKDPDDPTHLPSSSTSSPRPAKIARTDPYNLSHDNPVFPTLASYISHIAAATSTACRLLATDKADWAVCWDGGRHHAKRKEAGGFCYVNDLVLGGLLLSREGRIPIPLKEGEDPKRQRTRAPRIFYLDMDLHYSDGVSAAFHSPTVYPYPLKESVTPPKPPNVLTLSIHHSSPVFFPPPTPISLLPSPNTGSPFSLSIPLSAYPSRQTYAKVFNQCIQPIREAWDPDYVILQLGTDGLPGDRVGQYGNWSVDGEGGIKWVVERVKEWGKKVCVTGGGGYRHDNAARAWAEAMGVLLDRDFEVDTPIPHHDHFEQYAPSFTLQVPASHMRDENKPEDLEKAAEVFDVLAKRIKIIVDANS; encoded by the exons ATGGCACCATCTACAAGGTTAACAAATCGCCCTAGACTTAGAGTGTCATACTTATGGTCGCCCTCCCTTCAACGTCTATCCGACGACTTGCCTTCGAATGTCGGACGATCAAGTATGGTGCATGATTTGATCAAGTCACTCAATTTACTTGATTTCGAAGAGCTGAAAGAGAGGTTCTCAAAAAATGAtaagggagaagatgaggatggaaagagtgaagatgatgacgataaTGAAGCGGACAGGATCGGAGTTACGAATGTAGGGGATAAACAAGGGGCTGATGGAGAGCATCAAGGAAGAACACCGGACAGCCCGACTGAGTCTCCAACCCACGCCAAACATAACAAGGCCACAGTCGTGTTTCCTGAGCCAAGTCTAGGTACTAAGGCATGTCTCCTACGATACCATGATCGCTCATACATAG AGCGCCTTCTAAAGGCTGACACCGACAAAGATCCTGATGATCCTACGCacctcccttcttcatccacttcatctcctcggCCTGCCAAGATCGCTCGCACAGATCCTTATAATCTCTCGCACGACAATCCTGTATTTCCAACTTTAGCGTCGTACATCTCCCATATAGCAGCCGCTACATCGACAGCGTGCCGTCTGCTTGCCACCGACAAAGCTGACTGGGCGGTATGTTGGGATGGTGGCCGGCACCATgcgaaaaggaaagaggctGGAGGATTTTGTTATGTCAATGATCTCGTCCTGGGTGGCTTGTTGCTCTCCCGCGAAGGGCGAATACCAATACCGTTgaaagagggggaagatcCAAAGAGACAGAGGACAAGGGCACCAAGGATATTCTACCTTGATATGGACCTCCACTACTCTGATGGAGTTTCAGCAGCCTTCCACTCCCCTACAGTATATCCCTATCCCTTGAAAGAAAGCGTAACCCCTCCGAAACCACCAAACGTCCTGACCCTTTCCATCCACCACTCATCTcccgtcttcttccctcctcctacacccatctctctcctaCCCTCTCCAAATACCGGATCTCcgttctctctctccatcccacTCTCAGCCTACCCTTCCCGCCAAACATATGCGAAAGTTTTCAACCAATGTATTCAGCCGATCCGCGAAGCTTGGGATCCAGATTATGTCATTCTCCAGCTCGGCACTGATGGCCTTCCTGGAGATAGGGTGGGGCAGTACGGAAACTGGTCtgttgatggagaaggagggatcAAGTGGGTTGTGGAGCGGGTGAAAGAGTGGGGGAAGAAAGTTTGTGTGACAGGCGGAGGAGGGTATAGACATGATAATGCTGCTAGAGCGTGGGCCGAGGCCATGGGTGTTTTG CTGGATAGAGACTTTGAAGTGGACACGCCTATTCCTCACCATGACCATTTCGAACAGTACGCCCCGTCTTTTACTTTACAAGTGCCAGCCA GCCATATGAGAGACGAAAACAAACCAGAAGATCTGGAAAAGGCAGCTGAAGTGTTCGACGTCCTCGCCAAGAGGATTAAAATCATCGTAGACGCCAATTCATAG
- a CDS encoding pod-specific dehydrogenase SAC25, whose product MSFWSSIWLWIRYQVNVIIHCGFPCFFWVQPTWSIDKIEDQEGKVVLITGGNSGTGYATALALYNAGATVYIACRDLTRAKKAAEDIKKGGERGVWGVTYPGKELDKAGGNKKGRVEIIQLDLTDLASVEKCAEEFLNKEKKLDLLFANAGIMATQEGQYTKQGYTLQFGTNVLGHHRLITLLLPLLLSSPPSLPSRVILTSSAGHSMAPKGGVNFKSVVRDPSDTRSGRGKYELDKWIEYGQSKWGNIALAKYLEDTYGKEGRLISVAVHPGVVATNLANHLPFVGIFYRWFPWLRHLFSRDPSTGALNQLYAATLPLPDAWSLNGEYVVPYNTVGICRPDLWDKKRVEEVWNWCDEQGKKFA is encoded by the exons ATGAGTTTCTGGTCCAGCATATGGCTCTGGATCCGCTACCAGGTCAACGTGATCATCCACTGTGGTTTCCCATGTTTCTTCTGGGTCCAGCCAACATGGAGCATTGATAAGAtcgaagatcaagaaggcaag GTCGTGCTCATCACAGGTGGAAATTCGGGTACCGGTTACGCAACAGCTCTCGCACTGTACAACGCCGGTGCAACAGTTTACATTGCGTGCCGAGACTTGACGCGAGCCAAAAAAGCCGCCGAAGACATcaagaaaggaggagagagaggggtTTGGGGCGTTACTTACCCAGGCAAGGAGCTCGATAAAGCTGGTGGGAATAAAAAAGGCAGGGTGGAAATTATTCAATTAGATTTGACTGATTTGGCGAGCGTGGAAAAATGTGCCGAAGAGTTTTTGAA caaggagaagaagcttgatCTCTTGTTTGCCAACGCTGGTATCATGGCTAC TCAAGAAGGCCAATACACGAAGCAGGGATACACACTCCAGTTTGGTACCAAT GTTCTCGGCCATCACCGCCTCATCACTCTCCTCTTACCGCTCCTTCTCTCGTCCCCTCCCAGCCTTCCTTCCCGAGTCATCCTGACTTCCTCCGCCGGACATTCTATGGCCCCCAAGGGAGGTGTCAACTTCAAATCAGTCGTTCGAGACCCTTCCGACACCAGGTCCGGACGGGGCAAATACGAGCTCGACAAGTGGATTGAGTATGGACAAAGTAAGTGGGGTAACATTGCGCTTGCGAAATACCTTGAGGATACGtatggaaaagagggaaggTTGATTTCAGTTGCTGTCCATCCTG GTGTGGTCGCGACAAATCTGGCCAACCATTTACCTTTCGTTGGAATCTTTTATCGATGGTTTCCCTGGTTGAGA cattTGTTCTCCCGGGACCCCTCCACAGGTGCTCTCAATCAGCTCTACGCCGCTACCCTTCCTTTACCCGACGCCTGGTCCTTGAACGGCGAATACGTCGTCCCTTACAACACCGTCGGTATCTGCCGACCTGATTTGTGGGATAAGAAGAGGGTAGAAGAGGTTTGGAACTGGTGTGATGAGCAGGGAAAGAAGTTTGCGTAA